In Streptococcus respiraculi, one DNA window encodes the following:
- a CDS encoding branched-chain amino acid aminotransferase, with protein MNVSLDWENLGFSYMKLPYRYLATYTDGKWNEGGLTEDATLHLSESSPALHYGQQAFEGLKAYRTKDGSIQLFRPDQNAERLKRTADRLLMPQVPTELFVEACKAVARANSDYVPPYGTGGTLYLRPLLIGVGDIIGVKPAEEYIFTVFAMPVGNYFKGGLAPTNFLIQDQYDRAAPHGTGAAKVGGNYAASLLPGQYAKKKGFSDVIYLDPATHTKIEEVGSANFFGITKDNEFVTPISPSILPSITKYSLLYLAEHRLGMKAVEREVSVEELSQFVEAGACGTAAVISPIGGVQHGDDFHVFYSETEVGPVTRKLYEELTGIQFGDIEAPEGWIVKVDEN; from the coding sequence ATGAACGTATCACTTGACTGGGAAAACCTCGGATTTTCCTATATGAAATTACCCTATCGTTACTTAGCAACTTATACAGACGGAAAGTGGAATGAAGGTGGTCTAACAGAAGATGCGACTCTTCACCTGTCCGAATCCTCTCCAGCCCTCCACTACGGACAGCAAGCTTTTGAAGGCTTAAAGGCTTATCGAACCAAGGACGGTTCTATCCAACTGTTCCGCCCAGACCAAAATGCAGAGCGCTTAAAGCGGACTGCTGACCGTCTCTTGATGCCACAGGTGCCGACAGAGTTGTTTGTGGAGGCTTGTAAAGCGGTAGCGCGTGCTAATAGCGATTACGTACCACCTTATGGAACAGGAGGAACGCTCTATCTGCGTCCACTTTTGATTGGAGTTGGTGATATTATTGGAGTCAAGCCCGCAGAGGAGTATATCTTTACAGTATTTGCCATGCCAGTTGGCAATTATTTCAAAGGTGGATTGGCGCCGACCAATTTCCTCATCCAAGATCAGTATGACCGTGCGGCGCCTCACGGAACAGGAGCAGCTAAGGTTGGCGGAAACTATGCCGCCTCTCTCTTGCCTGGTCAATATGCTAAGAAAAAAGGCTTTTCAGACGTGATTTATCTGGATCCAGCAACACATACTAAGATTGAAGAGGTTGGATCTGCCAATTTCTTTGGGATTACCAAAGACAACGAATTTGTTACGCCAATCAGTCCGTCTATCTTACCGTCTATCACTAAATATTCCTTATTGTACTTAGCGGAACATCGCTTGGGAATGAAGGCGGTAGAGCGAGAGGTCTCTGTAGAAGAGTTGAGCCAATTTGTTGAAGCAGGAGCGTGCGGAACAGCTGCTGTGATCTCTCCAATCGGCGGTGTCCAACACGGAGATGATTTCCATGTATTCTACAGTGAAACAGAAGTGGGACCTGTTACACGCAAACTCTATGAAGAATTGACAGGGATCCAATTCGGCGATATTGAAGCGCCAGAAGGCTGGATTGTAAAAGTGGATGAAAACTAG
- a CDS encoding IS30 family transposase, which translates to MQHYYTPKRKHLTLAERRMIERWLQEGFSNREIARRLEKAPQTIHNEVKRGQVRQQVRKGKFEIIYSADFAQKTYQNNRKHSVKQTSLTKELKEKILHYIKQKYSPEMMVKVKGIPASVSTIYYWIHRGHLGLTKADMLYPRKEKTKKKQASPNFKPAGKSIEERPESINQRENVGDVEIDTVIQTRAKNECLLTLTDRKSRYQIIRLIPDKSASSVNQALKMILRDYQINSITADNGTEFSRLAEVFDPDHIYYAHPYSSWERGTNENHNRLIRRWLPKRSKNVTQQQVTFIENWINNYPKKILGYKSPREFLQTG; encoded by the coding sequence ATGCAACACTATTATACACCAAAAAGGAAACATTTGACACTAGCTGAGCGTAGAATGATTGAGCGTTGGCTTCAAGAAGGGTTCTCAAATCGTGAAATCGCTAGAAGATTAGAGAAGGCTCCTCAAACCATTCACAACGAAGTCAAACGTGGTCAGGTTAGGCAACAAGTGCGTAAAGGAAAATTTGAAATAATCTACTCAGCTGACTTCGCTCAAAAAACCTATCAAAATAATCGCAAACATTCTGTGAAGCAAACTTCCCTAACCAAGGAACTCAAAGAAAAAATTCTTCACTACATCAAACAGAAATACTCTCCTGAGATGATGGTAAAAGTAAAAGGGATACCTGCCTCCGTCTCCACCATTTACTACTGGATTCATCGTGGGCACTTAGGGTTGACCAAGGCTGACATGCTTTATCCTCGGAAAGAGAAAACGAAGAAAAAACAAGCGAGTCCTAACTTTAAGCCGGCTGGAAAATCGATTGAGGAACGACCAGAAAGCATTAATCAACGTGAGAATGTTGGTGATGTTGAAATTGATACAGTTATTCAAACACGGGCAAAAAATGAGTGTCTGTTGACTCTAACTGATAGAAAGAGTCGTTATCAAATCATCCGACTTATTCCCGATAAGTCCGCGTCTTCAGTCAATCAAGCTCTGAAAATGATCCTCAGAGATTATCAAATTAACTCAATCACAGCTGATAACGGGACTGAATTCAGTCGTTTAGCAGAAGTTTTTGACCCCGATCATATCTACTATGCCCACCCTTATTCCTCTTGGGAGAGGGGAACTAATGAGAATCATAATAGACTCATCCGGCGTTGGTTGCCTAAGAGAAGCAAAAATGTGACTCAACAACAAGTCACATTTATTGAAAACTGGATTAACAACTATCCAAAGAAGATATTGGGTTACAAATCTCCTAGAGAATTTTTACAGACTGGCTAA
- the thiI gene encoding tRNA uracil 4-sulfurtransferase ThiI produces MQYSEIMIRYGELSTKGKNRMHFINKLRNNIQDVLSIYPAVKVMADRDRAHVYLHGTDYKPVAESLKQIFGIQNFSPSYKIEKSVPALIAAVQEIMTDIYQEGMTFKVSSKRSDHGFELDSRELNQTLGNAIFDAIPHVQVKMKAPDIELRVEIRSEAAYISYETIRGAGGLPVGTSGKGMLMLSGGIDSPVAGYLALKRGVDIEAVHFASPPYTSPGALKKAQDLTRKLTKFGGNIQFIEVPFTEIQEEIKAKAPEAYLMTLTRRFMMRITDRIREERGGLVIINGESLGQVASQTLESMQAINAVTNTPVIRPVVTMDKLEIIDIAEKIDTFEISIQPFEDCCTIFAPDRPKTNPKIKNVEQYESRLDVEGLVERAVRGIMVTEITPQAEKDEVDDLISDLL; encoded by the coding sequence ATGCAGTATTCAGAAATTATGATTCGCTACGGAGAATTGTCTACCAAAGGCAAAAATCGGATGCACTTTATCAACAAACTCAGAAATAATATTCAGGATGTCTTATCCATCTATCCAGCAGTCAAGGTCATGGCAGATCGCGATCGGGCCCATGTTTATCTCCACGGAACCGACTACAAGCCAGTCGCAGAAAGTCTCAAACAGATTTTTGGGATTCAAAATTTTTCTCCGTCTTATAAGATTGAGAAATCTGTTCCAGCCTTGATTGCAGCGGTACAAGAAATTATGACAGACATCTACCAAGAAGGAATGACGTTTAAGGTCTCTAGCAAGCGAAGCGACCATGGCTTTGAACTGGATAGCCGTGAGCTCAATCAAACCTTGGGAAATGCCATTTTTGATGCGATTCCCCATGTTCAAGTCAAGATGAAGGCGCCAGACATTGAGTTGCGAGTGGAGATTCGTTCAGAAGCAGCCTATATTTCCTACGAAACCATTCGTGGGGCAGGTGGGCTTCCTGTCGGGACGTCTGGAAAGGGGATGCTCATGCTATCTGGAGGAATCGATTCGCCAGTAGCTGGTTATTTAGCTCTTAAACGTGGTGTAGATATTGAAGCAGTGCATTTTGCCAGTCCTCCTTATACCAGTCCAGGTGCGCTCAAAAAAGCACAAGATTTGACGCGGAAATTGACTAAGTTTGGTGGTAATATCCAGTTTATCGAAGTTCCATTTACAGAAATCCAAGAAGAAATTAAGGCAAAAGCGCCCGAAGCCTATCTGATGACTCTGACTCGTCGTTTCATGATGCGGATTACCGACCGCATTCGTGAAGAACGTGGTGGTCTTGTGATCATCAATGGAGAAAGCCTAGGACAAGTGGCGAGTCAGACCTTAGAAAGTATGCAGGCCATTAACGCGGTGACCAATACCCCCGTCATTCGCCCTGTTGTGACCATGGACAAACTAGAAATTATTGACATCGCTGAGAAAATCGATACCTTTGAGATTTCCATTCAGCCTTTTGAAGATTGCTGTACGATTTTTGCTCCAGACCGTCCAAAGACCAATCCTAAGATAAAAAATGTCGAGCAGTACGAAAGCCGTCTGGATGTAGAGGGGCTGGTAGAGCGGGCTGTTCGTGGTATTATGGTAACAGAAATTACCCCTCAGGCAGAAAAAGATGAAGTTGATGACTTGATTAGCGATTTGTTGTAA
- a CDS encoding GNAT family N-acetyltransferase, whose translation MRIRKRNCLPDEEMKQVLNLLETCHEYDGTASIPYLANDYNVDPDMPCIFLAYEEETLLGCLYVYADEREDVSVSLFVLPSARNQGIARALEAAFIQVAKEYQLSGISYETERIFIEKNPWLLSHFNLVEEDYAELWLRRELKPYNLESRDDCKVVLAEKEMIRAIAKVQAEAFQKSIDNSEQYAHASLEGDDTLLYVLMKDKEVLASVTIDTTSDYNHIFGLGVAPVHQGQGLGSYLMKEVICQLLSRNDKAFQIVVEKENIVAATLYRKLGFTDVTEVVYLAAKN comes from the coding sequence ATGAGGATTAGGAAAAGGAATTGTTTACCAGATGAAGAAATGAAGCAGGTCTTGAACTTGCTAGAGACCTGTCATGAATATGATGGAACAGCTAGTATCCCTTATTTGGCGAATGACTATAATGTTGATCCAGATATGCCTTGCATCTTTCTGGCCTATGAAGAAGAGACATTATTGGGCTGTCTTTATGTTTATGCGGACGAACGAGAGGATGTAAGTGTATCACTCTTTGTCTTACCGTCAGCTAGAAATCAAGGAATTGCAAGAGCCTTGGAAGCAGCATTTATCCAAGTTGCCAAAGAGTATCAACTGTCAGGGATTTCCTATGAGACAGAGCGAATTTTTATCGAGAAAAATCCATGGTTGCTATCTCACTTTAACTTGGTCGAGGAAGACTATGCAGAACTGTGGTTGCGGCGAGAGCTAAAGCCCTATAATCTGGAGAGTCGTGATGATTGTAAAGTCGTCTTAGCTGAAAAAGAGATGATTAGAGCCATTGCCAAGGTTCAAGCTGAAGCCTTTCAGAAGAGCATTGATAATAGTGAGCAATATGCACATGCTAGCCTTGAAGGAGACGACACCTTGTTATATGTATTGATGAAGGACAAGGAAGTGCTTGCTTCGGTCACAATCGATACGACATCTGATTATAACCATATTTTTGGCTTGGGAGTAGCACCTGTTCATCAAGGGCAGGGACTGGGGAGTTACTTAATGAAAGAGGTCATCTGTCAGTTGCTTTCTCGAAATGATAAAGCCTTTCAGATTGTCGTTGAAAAAGAAAACATAGTAGCTGCCACTCTGTATCGCAAACTAGGCTTCACAGATGTTACAGAAGTCGTTTACCTAGCTGCTAAGAACTAG
- the rplU gene encoding 50S ribosomal protein L21: MSTYAIIKTGGKQVKVEVGQAIYVEKLNVEAGQDVTFNEVVLVGGEKTVVGTPLVAGATVVGTVEKQGKQKKVVTFKYKPKKGSHRKQGHRQPYTKVVINAINA; this comes from the coding sequence ATGAGCACATACGCAATCATTAAAACTGGCGGAAAACAAGTTAAAGTTGAAGTTGGTCAAGCAATCTACGTTGAAAAATTGAACGTAGAAGCTGGTCAAGACGTTACATTTAACGAAGTTGTTCTTGTTGGTGGTGAAAAGACTGTTGTCGGAACTCCACTTGTAGCAGGTGCTACTGTTGTTGGAACTGTTGAAAAACAAGGAAAACAAAAGAAAGTTGTTACTTTCAAATACAAACCTAAAAAAGGTAGCCACCGTAAACAAGGTCATCGTCAACCTTATACAAAAGTTGTTATCAACGCTATCAACGCTTAA
- a CDS encoding cysteine desulfurase family protein produces the protein MIYLDNAATTRPYSEALATYTEVATKIWGNPSSLHHLGSQATRILQASRKQIADLLGVMPQEIFFTSGGTEGDNWVIKGVAFEKEQFGKHIVVSDIEHPAVKESALWLKTQGYEVDFAPVDQQGFVDVEKLATLLRPDTILVSVMAVNNEIGSIQPIQGISDLLKDKPTISFHVDAVQALAKIPVATYLTDRVDFATFSSHKFHGLRGVGFAYIKNGKKITPLLTGGGQETDKRSTTENLAGIAATAKALRLAMERQEEFTHKTSQMKQVLLQGLSAYEDIRIFSGQDQFAPHILTFGLKGVRGEVLVHAFEEYGIYVSTTSACSSKAGKPAGTLLSMGVQSQLATTAVRMSLDLENDMSQIEQVLTTFKIIYEQTKKVR, from the coding sequence ATGATTTATTTAGATAATGCGGCAACGACCCGACCGTATTCTGAGGCGCTTGCGACCTATACAGAAGTTGCTACTAAGATTTGGGGCAATCCGTCCAGTTTGCATCATCTGGGCAGTCAAGCAACACGAATCTTGCAGGCTTCTCGGAAGCAAATTGCAGACTTACTTGGCGTCATGCCTCAGGAAATTTTTTTTACTTCTGGTGGGACAGAAGGGGATAATTGGGTTATCAAGGGTGTTGCTTTTGAAAAGGAGCAGTTTGGCAAGCATATCGTTGTGTCTGATATTGAACATCCTGCGGTCAAGGAATCTGCACTTTGGCTGAAAACACAAGGATATGAAGTGGATTTTGCCCCTGTTGATCAGCAAGGTTTTGTCGATGTGGAGAAATTGGCAACCTTACTACGCCCAGATACAATCTTGGTCTCCGTTATGGCAGTCAATAATGAGATTGGCTCGATTCAGCCCATTCAGGGTATTTCGGATTTACTAAAAGATAAACCAACGATTTCTTTTCATGTGGATGCCGTACAGGCCTTGGCTAAGATTCCGGTAGCTACTTATTTAACGGATCGTGTTGATTTTGCCACTTTTTCCAGCCATAAATTTCATGGTCTTCGAGGTGTCGGCTTTGCTTACATTAAAAATGGAAAGAAAATCACCCCTCTGCTAACAGGTGGTGGGCAGGAAACAGATAAGCGTTCCACAACTGAAAATCTAGCAGGGATTGCAGCAACAGCTAAAGCTCTTCGACTAGCAATGGAGCGGCAGGAAGAATTTACCCACAAAACTAGTCAGATGAAGCAAGTGTTGCTCCAAGGACTGTCCGCCTATGAAGATATTCGAATTTTCTCCGGTCAAGACCAGTTTGCCCCGCATATTCTGACCTTTGGTCTCAAAGGAGTTCGGGGAGAGGTCCTAGTTCATGCCTTTGAGGAGTATGGTATCTATGTTTCAACGACCTCAGCTTGCTCATCTAAGGCAGGAAAACCCGCTGGAACGCTCTTATCCATGGGGGTTCAATCTCAGCTTGCAACAACAGCCGTTCGCATGAGTTTGGATTTAGAAAATGATATGAGCCAAATAGAGCAGGTACTGACGACCTTTAAAATCATTTATGAACAAACGAAAAAAGTAAGATAG
- a CDS encoding threonine aldolase family protein, with amino-acid sequence MLHFENDYNKGAHPAILEALVATNDMGLAGYGTDDYSLSAAEKIREATNCPNAEVTFLTGGTQTNQVVIDALLASYEGVITADTGHIAVHEAGAIEFSGHKVLTLPHTNGKIEASAVRRLLESFYADANHEHMVFPGMVYISHPTEYGTLYSKEELTDLATVCKNYQIPLFLDGARLGYALAASTTDLDLPTIAALTDVFYIGGTKMGALMGEAVVFTKCNQPKHFTTIVKQHGALLAKGRLTGIQFDRFFTDDLYLQLGTHAIEMAEQLIVLLEEKGYRFYLKSPTNQQFLLMTAEELEKLDRAGVRYGFWEKHNDTDTIIRLATSWSTTQEDINALAQVL; translated from the coding sequence ATGCTACATTTCGAAAATGACTATAATAAGGGAGCTCATCCAGCAATTTTAGAAGCCCTAGTAGCTACCAACGATATGGGGTTAGCTGGTTATGGGACAGATGACTACAGCCTGAGTGCAGCAGAGAAAATTCGCGAGGCGACTAATTGTCCGAATGCTGAGGTCACCTTTTTGACGGGAGGCACTCAGACCAATCAAGTGGTCATTGATGCCCTACTTGCTTCCTACGAGGGAGTCATTACAGCAGACACTGGTCACATTGCTGTGCATGAGGCTGGCGCGATTGAATTTTCAGGTCATAAGGTCTTGACCTTGCCACATACGAATGGAAAAATCGAGGCTAGCGCTGTCCGTCGCCTATTGGAAAGTTTTTATGCAGATGCCAATCACGAACATATGGTCTTTCCAGGAATGGTGTACATCTCGCATCCAACAGAATACGGAACGCTCTATAGCAAAGAGGAGCTGACTGATTTAGCAACGGTGTGTAAGAACTATCAGATTCCCCTCTTTTTAGACGGTGCACGTCTGGGATATGCCTTGGCTGCCAGCACAACGGATCTTGATTTGCCGACAATTGCTGCCTTAACAGATGTTTTTTATATCGGTGGGACCAAGATGGGAGCTCTTATGGGAGAAGCTGTTGTCTTTACAAAATGCAATCAACCCAAGCATTTTACGACCATTGTCAAGCAGCATGGCGCTCTTCTAGCCAAGGGACGTTTGACAGGTATCCAGTTTGACCGTTTTTTTACAGATGATTTGTACCTGCAGTTGGGGACGCATGCGATTGAAATGGCAGAGCAGCTGATTGTCTTACTAGAAGAAAAAGGCTACCGCTTTTATCTCAAGTCCCCGACCAATCAGCAGTTTTTGCTGATGACAGCAGAAGAGTTGGAGAAACTGGATCGGGCGGGTGTACGCTATGGCTTTTGGGAAAAGCATAATGATACCGATACCATTATCCGTCTAGCCACTAGCTGGTCGACTACGCAGGAAGATATCAATGCCTTGGCGCAGGTCTTATAG
- the rpsA gene encoding 30S ribosomal protein S1, translated as MNEFEDLLNSVSEVAPGDVVTAEVLTVDAGQANVAISGTGVEGVLTLRELTNDREADINELVKVGETLELLVLRQVVGKDTDTVTYLVSKKRLEARKAWDKLVGREGEVVTVKATRAVKGGLSVEFEGLRGFIPASMIDTRFTRNTERFVGQEFDAKIKEVDPAENRFILSRRDVVEEVAAAARQEVFSKLTVGENVTGKVARITSFGAFIDLGGVDGLVHLTELSHERNVSPKSVVTVGEEVEVKVLAIDEEEGRVSLSLKATTPGPWDGVEQKLAAGDVIEGKVKRLTDFGAFVEVLPGIDGLVHISQISHKRVENPKDALTVGQDVTVKVLEVNAADERVSLSIKALEERPAAAEGEEKAEKRESRPRRPKRQEKRDFELPETQTGFSMADLFGDIEL; from the coding sequence ATGAACGAATTTGAAGATTTGTTGAACAGTGTAAGTGAAGTTGCACCTGGTGATGTGGTAACTGCAGAAGTATTGACAGTTGATGCTGGTCAAGCGAATGTAGCTATTTCTGGAACTGGTGTTGAAGGTGTCCTAACTCTTCGTGAGTTGACAAACGACCGTGAAGCTGACATCAACGAACTTGTTAAAGTTGGTGAAACACTTGAATTGCTTGTACTTCGCCAAGTAGTTGGTAAAGATACAGACACTGTTACCTATCTTGTATCTAAAAAACGTTTAGAAGCACGCAAAGCATGGGACAAACTTGTTGGACGTGAAGGTGAAGTCGTTACTGTTAAAGCAACTCGCGCAGTAAAAGGTGGACTTTCAGTTGAATTTGAAGGTTTACGTGGATTCATTCCAGCTTCAATGATTGATACTCGTTTCACTCGTAACACTGAACGTTTTGTAGGTCAAGAATTTGATGCGAAAATCAAAGAAGTTGATCCAGCAGAAAACCGCTTCATCTTGTCACGTCGTGACGTAGTAGAAGAAGTAGCTGCTGCAGCTCGTCAAGAAGTATTTAGCAAATTGACTGTTGGTGAAAATGTAACAGGTAAAGTTGCTCGTATCACAAGCTTCGGTGCTTTCATCGACCTTGGTGGTGTAGACGGACTTGTTCACTTGACTGAATTGTCACATGAGCGCAACGTATCACCTAAATCAGTTGTAACTGTTGGTGAAGAAGTTGAAGTGAAGGTTCTTGCGATTGACGAAGAAGAAGGTCGTGTATCACTTTCATTGAAAGCTACAACACCTGGACCATGGGATGGTGTTGAACAAAAATTAGCTGCTGGTGACGTTATTGAAGGTAAAGTAAAACGTTTGACTGACTTCGGTGCTTTCGTAGAAGTATTGCCAGGAATTGACGGACTTGTACACATCTCACAAATTTCACACAAACGTGTTGAAAATCCAAAAGATGCCCTTACAGTTGGTCAAGATGTAACTGTTAAAGTGCTTGAAGTAAATGCTGCTGATGAGCGTGTATCACTTTCTATCAAAGCTTTAGAAGAGCGTCCAGCTGCAGCTGAAGGCGAAGAAAAAGCTGAAAAACGTGAATCACGTCCACGTCGTCCAAAACGTCAAGAAAAACGTGATTTTGAACTTCCAGAAACTCAAACTGGATTCTCAATGGCTGACCTTTTCGGTGACATTGAGTTGTAA
- a CDS encoding exfoliative toxin, whose amino-acid sequence MIDLKSYLFKIDVRAQKDEEKVFMRTACNLYDVRYIICNGLWYNKEYFTKEVAA is encoded by the coding sequence ATGATTGATTTAAAAAGCTATCTTTTCAAAATTGATGTCAGGGCACAAAAGGATGAAGAGAAAGTTTTCATGCGTACGGCGTGTAATTTGTACGACGTGCGCTATATCATTTGCAATGGATTATGGTATAATAAAGAGTATTTTACAAAGGAAGTGGCAGCATGA
- a CDS encoding DUF2969 domain-containing protein — protein sequence MSKKDKKIEIQLEESSVQVNGETFSGYTLTIGKKVIGEIAELAEHHFAVVKNGNTESFYKKLEKAVGNVIENYNLHH from the coding sequence ATGAGTAAAAAAGATAAAAAAATTGAAATCCAACTAGAAGAAAGCAGTGTACAAGTCAATGGAGAAACATTTTCAGGCTACACTCTAACCATTGGGAAAAAGGTCATTGGTGAGATTGCAGAACTGGCAGAACATCATTTTGCGGTCGTAAAAAATGGAAATACAGAGAGTTTTTATAAAAAGCTCGAAAAAGCTGTCGGAAATGTCATTGAAAATTACAATTTGCACCATTAA
- the rpmA gene encoding 50S ribosomal protein L27 — MLNLNLANLQLFAHKKGGGSTSNGRDSQAKRLGAKAADGQTVSGGSILYRQRGTKIYPGANVGRGGDDTLYAKVEGVVRFERKGRDKKQVSVYPIAK, encoded by the coding sequence ATGTTAAACTTGAATCTTGCTAACTTGCAACTATTCGCCCACAAAAAAGGTGGAGGTTCAACGTCAAACGGTCGTGACTCTCAAGCAAAACGTCTTGGAGCTAAAGCGGCTGACGGTCAAACTGTATCAGGTGGTTCAATTCTTTACCGCCAACGTGGTACAAAAATCTATCCAGGAGCTAACGTAGGTCGTGGAGGAGATGACACACTTTACGCTAAAGTTGAAGGCGTAGTACGTTTTGAACGTAAAGGACGCGATAAAAAACAAGTATCTGTTTACCCTATCGCGAAATAA